The DNA region TGCCTCCCTTTCCCTCCTCATGCCCTTCTTTGGAACATGAGCCGGTTACGTAATACATGTTTTTTCAGTCTCTGTCAACCTCCAGGCAGAAGCACTTAACACTGAATGACTCTTCTTTTCTTCACAGATATTTAATGGCATTGATCTTAAtcacaaacatacataaataaacacacacaacaaaccaATAAAGCTCACTTAAAAAAATAGCTTTCAGGGTCTTCAATAAGAATTAAACTTAAATCTTGTAAGTAGGTGAccgacattttattttattttttgtagtgtGCAGAATTTTATGTACcaaaaatgatttaatatttttacatgacTACTCAGAATAGaacaagccttttttttttttactttgtcttaaaaataatgtctGCCAAGCTAACACTACTACTGTATGATCCACAGATTGCTGGTTTGAGTCCCGGGTTATGCTGCTTggaatcagcagccggagtctgagagagcacaattggctttgctctctctgggtgggtaggtggcactCTCTCCACATTACTCCcgaggtgatgtcagtcagcaggcatctgtgagctgatgtgtcagagctgagttgctgcgctttcctccgagcgcactgtgatgctactcagcaatactcCATCAGCGGCAGGTAGAAAAGtcatggtggctgacttcacatgtgtcagagaaggcatgtgcttgtcttcgtCCACCTGGTGTTGAAGGCATTGCTGGTGAAAGAGggattcctatatatatatatatatatatatatatatatatatatatatatcttaacttttaaaatgtttctcCATCATTTGAACCCTTCACTTCCATTttaagcagcagtccttaatgttattttattctaaattaaatgagccacatacagtatattcatatAAACAGGGTGTCTGCTATTATTAGCTACTATAAGCAATTGTTTTTGCTGGTTACCTCAACAAACACAgcagaaacaatagcaactgccaacatggagatatcagaacagcaaactcagaTGTCATCTgctcatttttaaattaattaataaacaaaaggAACACAGAATTACAACTGAAGAAAGCTGGTGAGATAAAAGAGAGCACAACTGAATCCGCACTAAAATCAGCAGATCATCCACTCTGAAATACTTTTAAGCATGCTTCGTGCAATGTCTCACCAATTTTTCATAAACTTACAGACCGTCACTTCTCCTTTTAAAAAGTCCCCATTtgatgtttttcactggacagcaatgatatagcACTGCTGTTCTCATATGTCACATGTCccatatatgtaatatttttttttacatagctgtTGAACAATTGCCTTCAGTTTGAGTCAGAAATTCATAATATACGGTCCAATGATGGTccatctggaatgatggtgctctatccaatacttctgggatgagttggaggtGTTCTAAGGCTGTTCTAAAAGTGGGCATGTTTATAATGCTGCAGGGGGCTGATAGGACTCTGTTTTATCTctacttttgtccaaagcgacttatagtcaagtacaaaagtaacagaagtttaaaggtaaaacatctttagatagttagaagtagttagtgtgttagaggtgttttaAAGGACAGAGACCAACCATATCCCGTGTCCAGTTTACTAGATTTACTGCACAGTTTACTGCACAAGGTCACTCCAGTGCTTTGACCCACACATGATCCCTCGTCCCATGAACTACTTTAAAGCTGTACAGTGCACATATATTAACACAGCATTTTAACACAGCATTCTGTGAGAGAAAATTAttaagaaaatataatatatattttttccaatcATTCATAATAAttgaaaattatatttattgttacaTTATCTACAATAAAtcgtttaaaatgttaaatgtccTCAGATTGACCTCAGGGCTTTTAAGCATACTTATTTTATTGAACTAGACATTTTTATAGGCATTACCTGCAGGTTTATTAGTTCTTGAAAAAGGCAGACAGAGAGAACTGGGCTGTTTGGGTAATTCTCCTCTGTGGGAAGTAGCTTtagagttgtaaaaaaaaaatcgcttTTGGTATTTAACTTAATAGAGGGGTATGAAAAGTTGATACATCTGTTTAACCGCTGTTTTTGGTGAGATTGGTGTGGGggttctgttaaaaaaaacacattgtgttgcagtgcatgctgggaattgtagtgcaGAAGAGTGTGAAACAGGCTAATAGAATACCAATATCTTTTTGCTGGCCTTATTTTTAATACCTGAGACAGATAAGAAAGGCAAGATAATTAAGTCAAAAATAATTCCTGTTGTATACATTGATttgcacaaaaaataataaaattgatgCCCCACTTATTTAGCATCAAGATACATAGGGGCTCATATCACGGAAAACACAATTTTCTTCTTCCATTTATTtgtacaaaaatatttataaGGAGAGATTCAGCCTGGAAAGCTTTTTTAAATCCGATCTAGAACACCCAATTACATTAGTGATCATTTACATAGATCAGATACATTTATTTTATGGAATGGAATATGGACCTCTTTGAGTTTAAGTACTCATGTAATACATCAATGAATGCAGTTTTTGGCGTATTTTGAATTAATAATGgacagtttatttaatatatcaaaatgttattttaaaataaaattaaaagttaaaattagAGTTTGACAACCCTGTTCTATAGGGACAAATGATTTGGGAATATTTCACAGAAGTGCTGACTGTTTAAATATCACAGTATATCAAAGCAATGACTGTTCCAACTCTGTACACTAGATGGCGCTGCTGGTTCAGATGATTGTATAGAGTTGATGGTTTGATCCAGAGACCAGCAGActgtacacatatatatatatatatatatatatatatatacacacacacacacatatatatttatatacgtacatatatatacgtatatatttatgtatgtatgtatatatatatgaagtacATTTACTGTACATCTCCTAGACTTAAGTATCTCGTTCTCACGTTTAAATAAGTAATTCCCACAACTTTATTATATTGTTTCCATGTTTACCATGACTTTATTATCTTGTTGCCACTCATTATACATTTTTAGATGATGTAATCTTAGGGGCTCTATAAAATTCAGCTAAAACAGCAAATTAATAGTTTAGTTCCAGTGTTAATGATTTCTGTAGCTCCAGAAGTTATAGAATAGTTTAACAGAACTGTAGTAATATGGATGTAGAACAGCAGTGGGAAGTTTTTGTCCTGAAGGTTCAGAGCCACAGGATCACTAGCGCATGCGCAATAGGACGACGCCCTTATCTGcccaccagagggcgctctgGTGCTGATGTTGGAGTTACAGAgctctgatattaaaatatttaatatattatgaaacatttataaactcttaattTTGCTCAATTTCTCATTACGAACCCATTTAACTTGGACTCACTCGGGATTGCCTCTggtggtcagtgtaacgtttagcatTTTTTTGACCATATCAAGCTAAATTCAAAATTAGAAATTGAGGTATAAAACTTCATTTTTTCCCAATTCAGTATTATGaagaagaaatgtttttttttaatccaaatttacatatgtaattatgtaataaacaaaaaaaaaaaaacactttttttttacaaaagaaaaaaaatggcatgTGTTCCTTTAGTGCTTTGGCgtgttcaatattaaatttacaatgtaaaaaaaaatcataaaaataaaggaaatacattgaatgagaagagatgtgtccaaacttttgattgcgACTGTGTTTAGGTAGGTGTTCTTGGTCTTTTAGTGAAATAAGTCAGTCTACTTTGCATCATTAAAGGAATATCCTGGACAAGTGATTAgtaagtatttgttttattttaaattttaactaattttagctccattcacccctattCTTTTAGGACTTACTCGCGAGCTCCCTCTAGCGGATTGCAGTCATTTTATGATATAGCGGGGAGATGAGATAATATATgtagaatataaaatatgtagATTAAGCCACAGGATGACTAAGCACTTAGTGAGCTGTTATTTACAGTATTTCAGTTCATTAAGGTAGATCATTCTGCTTAATTCATGTTTCActaaaattaggtaattttacatCACAACCAGTTCTAGTGGAAAGTTTGTAGACTATTGCTGGTTATTATATAGTTATAGCTATAGTTTCTCCTCATTTTGTACACTCCCGGCGGATCGAGATTTTCCGAGCCAACCCCAGAGTCTCATTCATGTCCAGTTCTGCAAAGGTTCCCACTCTTTAGCTTGTGGCTTCCCGttgctctcctattggttgttgacattgttcacgtcattatttgcgtgagccaagtcttaagacttacgataatattaaatcacggttgattttatctaaaTGCCAGAATGCCAGAAACTTTCAATCCTATCCACCTTACACTACACGACTGAGATGACCCTACTGCAATTCGACTCGagcaaaacattattttattctgaCTCTGGAAGTTTGTCTGACAGTGAAATCGCTTTAAAATCGTTTGGTGTAATGTCAGTATGAGAGGATTGCCTAGGCTGCCTAGGTAAAGCCAAATGTTCCTCCTATGCAAGTTGTATATCAATCCCCAGGGTAAAGAATATTTTTACAAAGCTGATCACTCAAAACATCAAATGTTGCAGCCACCACTTACCCTGCTCATTAAGTTCCAGCTGCTTCTGAAACAAACAGTGTAGGTTCTGCTTCTCAAGGGCAGAAAGCTACTAAAAAAACCCTCACTGATAAATTACTTCTacattaaaataacatttctggaTACATTCAGTATCATTAATATATGATTTAATTATTAGACACCACCTGCATGACGATGAAAAAGAAAACAacctataaacaataatatttatatctctctcttttttaaattcTTCATTTGCATTTCACTGCTTTGCAACAGTTCAAATATAGCCAGcagtgcatttattttttataaaattataaaatctgTTTATgtacataaaaacattttaagataTAAAAAGAATGCAGTGCTTGTGCATTCTTCTGTTCACAGTTCTTGCTTTCCTGGTAGGCGgtggaggatgtgtgtgtgtgtgtgtgtgtgtgtgttggggatgtGGGGGGCGGAGAAGCATGCCAGCACTgctagcaaataaaaaaaaaaagacaagaagcaaaacaaacatttttttcccaaaactGTTCTTAAAAAGCTGGCAGAAGTTCAAGGCTGCGAGTCCTAACTGAGATCTGTTGAGGTGGCACGCTGAAAAACATGAGACTGAGGATTCAGGCCTTGATTCACAACCCGGCAACAAAGTCTCTTAAAAGGGAGGCACTTGAGTGTATCTGTCCGAGTCGCCACTGTCTCGAAACAAGTCCACTCGCAGAGCGAGCTCCTTAAAGGCCGGCCGAAAGCTGGGGTCGTTGTCCCAACACTCCTGCATTATCTCATACATCTaaagagatacaaaaatataGATTTCATTTTATGTTGAAAAACAAATCCAGGATTAAAATTGTCTGTAAAGTTTTTTTCTGTAAGCAGCCCTGAAAGACTTTTGTACATATTGCACCTGTTGGATGTGTCCTAAAGACTGGACTACTTACCTCGGAGGGGCAGCCCACGGGCTGGGGTAAGCGGTTCCCTCGTTTCAAGAGTTCAATGAGATGATACACTATAGTCTGGCTCTGCTTATCTCCTCCCATCATGCTCATGAAGACCTGAACAGAGGAGAATCATGTTTACAGTTTGTGCTTATGTTCATCGTGTTTGACTTTCACAGAACTCTTGTAATCTGGAATCTTTaacagcagtggttctcaaactgtggtatgtGTACCACTGGTGCCACACAAAGCATTTCAGGGTGGTACATCAGAAGACCTCCAAGATTTACCTCTAATTTTATGAACATCAGGTTAATTTGTGTCTAACCTGGTAGACCCTGTATGTAAGCTTACACTTACTTTCTTTacagtttcataggccctacaatagaaccctgtggaactccatgaTCCCCAATAGTTTCCGTATTAGTAATAACTGCAAAATAATTAGCCTAGGGTTTAAGTCCCAGCAACAGTATTTACTCGAGAAAATGAAGTAAATCTCCCAAAGAATAAttgtaattccatatattttcatatttcatataacAAATGCACTCACTagcaataaatatgtataatttttaaatgtaaataatttatattctttttctctttcagtgaCTGACTCCATGtccactgtttttttatattaaatgataGTTATGTATcacatacatgtttttattttcccttcaaaatacattcaataaattatttattgttgGTTATTTCACATTCTTGATAAAGGGTTATTTAATACCTTACATTCTTTTTACATTCAGTTATACAAATTTGTGGGCTAAAATATTTCACTATATAAAGGTTTACAAAGCCCTTGACTTGCTAATGTTAACGTCATGCCAACAGAAACAATGACGTTGAGCCAACGTATGCTTGCTATCTGGGTGGTGCCATGTGGGCTTTAAAGTCCACTACATTTTCCTTTTGAGCTTTCCGACATCTCTCAGTAGGCATACTGCATTTACAAGAAACAATGGTCTATTTTATCTAAAAATGGGTAAGGGCCACACAGTAGCCCTAGTAGTCGGTACCTAAACATTTTGGTTTAATCATGAGTGTTACATTCCATTAAAGtttgaaaaacacttttttttgtggcTATGGCTTGCATACTACAGAACTGCTTAGCGACACAAGATCACAGATTACAAGATCTTTCCCTAGGAGGAACCCACTTCTCTAATAATTCTAAATTTGCCTTTGTCTGGTGCACTCATTGGCTGTAGCTAGTCACTGACGCTGCTCTAACTTCCCATCACAACACTGTTTACACTACTGTTTAAACTACTGAATTTAGAGCTGCAGACAagtccagatattaaacctgaTAGATAGTGGTCGGGGGCTTGTAAGGCATCTGAACAAATGTCTGCAAGCATGTTTTTTAGCAAATGTTCTGTGTATATAGAGATTTAAACACAGTCCAGGCACTCATGTTTTGTTTATGCACACCAAAGCTAATACATGGTGATGAGGTGCTGATGAAGTGTCTACATTCATACTCTAAAGTCTTCCCAGAACCATCTTCTTGGTCATATTAATGTGTAATATTACGGTTACTACTATTGTGATAACAGTTTTGTTAATGACTGATAACGCGTTCATAGCACAGCTAGTCTATTGTTACGAGATACAAGATTCACATCTTTAGCCCATACTAAAATGTGTTTCAGAGGGAGGGGTGCGTACCAATATTACATAAGGACAACACACTTCCACTCTATGTATGcatgtgttgttttgtgtttttgtttgctgCGGTTACTGTTAGGGAATTTCCCCAGTCAGATGCTGCTCATATTATGAGACCAAATATTTCTTATTTAATAAACCATGAACAAAAATTTTAAAAGGATGAAAGAGAAGCAGACAGAGTGAAAGTGTGCTACATACCGTAGGAGGACTACAGATCTTGTCACTGTGGGTGAAGAGTTCATACAAAACAACTCCGAAACTCCAGACGTCTGACGCCACTGAGAACTTGCTCTCTGTGAGGGACTCCGGGGCATACCTGAAAAACCACATAGACTGTTTTAACAAACTGTGAAACTTAATCTGTACGGTACATGAGAGTGTAACCAAAATATACTCATAAAAAAAGTGTTACATCCAAAAGGAATCAAGCAAGAAATGTAATTGGTGGATGTAGTCATTCCAGAGTGTCATGGAGTTATCTTAAATGATGAGCCACGCTTTTGTCTTGATGGAGAAAACCAATGAATCCATGTGAGGAGGCACGGTGGTCTATGTTAAGATGAAGTTACTTTTGTTGTCACATgcccagaaggcctggtgtcatggtatTGGGTGCAATTTCGTACAATGCCAGATTATCTTCATTAGAGGCACTCCGATGGCCTGTGCTCTATTCCAAGAGGACAATGCTGGTTCACATACTGGACCAACTTGCCTTAAAGACATGGGTACTATGCTATGGTCAGTCGCATTGCCAGACCTCTCCCCACCcttaccacaaaatctgcaggagctacataagaatattcaagctgcatcaGACAGATTATCACAGGATATCAGTGGGAACCTTAACAATGTATGTATGATTATTTCTGAATAGCACTGAAATCCCACACTTCCTCATAAGATCTATACAAGTAAATCTAAGTAACTCTTACCAGAAGATTGGGCTTTCTCCAGGCTCTTTGACCTTGTAGTATTCTTTGTCCTGAGGCAACACCTTTGTTAGGCCGAAATCACCGATTTTAACCCGAAACTCACTCTCCACCAAGATGTTCCGAGTGGCCAGATCTCGATGAATGTACCGTTTGTTAGCAAGGTACTCCATACCCTGTATAAAAGACAATTCACACATGAAGCATTTTTGTGTCTTGCACAAAAACATGAAGGAAGTCCCTGAAGAAAACTTAAGaatatttttaagaatatttttaataCCTTGCAGATTTGAGAAGCGTAATGTACAAGCTTTTTGTGGTCGATCCTGTCACAGTTCTTGTTAAGGTAATCTCGCAGGCTGCCATAAGGCAGGTATTCCATTACCAGCCGCAGGTTCCGTCGCCCTGGAACAAAATAACATTCAAATACAATAACATACAGTGGGAAACTAAATTATTTGATCccctgctgattttgtaagtttaccCCCTTTTAAGTTTAGTGGTAGGTTTATTTAAACTAGGCTAAAAATGATAGATTGATCTTGTCTTTGGAGAGGggaaaacttacaaaatcagcaggggatcaatataattataaatatacatatgcaATAACATTCAAGACTATACATGTTTGGAGGCCTTATTAACACCCAACTGTACTCAATTTTTTGCGAATAATGCAAACAGTGAAGTCAGAATGTGGAGGATGTAGCATACCTGCGCCATAGCAGACTCCTTTGTACTTAACAATGTTCTCATGCTGGAGGGATTTGAGGATTTCGATTTCTCGCTCAAAGTCCCGCATGTGCTCAGTGGTGCTGTGCTGCAGCTTCTTCACCGCCACCACCTCACCAGTGCTGTCCTGCAGGGGGTCGTAGCGGCACATCTCCACACTGCCAAAGTTTCCCTGCAGAATACAACAGGTTACTGACGTAGATTTTCTAGCAAGAGCTAACACCATGGCACACAATATAGAACAGCCttgataaaatataattaaatgattatattttgattatgattaaatataaaatgtttttttttttttttttttttactttacactcTAACTCATTACatgtatattttacatatattgtgaAATAACATTGTGGACAAATGAAGGATCCTATTGATGAATAAATTTGTCTAAatcaaaatacatttattaattacCTTGCCCAGTTGTTGTAAGAATATTAGATGCCTTTCTTCAAACTGCACTGGCTCCTGGTCCTCAAAGGCTCCGGTGGCAAATGCGAGACCTCCAGTTCTACTGGGCAGCAGGTCActttccatcatcatcatctcataGTCTGTAGAAGGATATTGATCAttttctgttagcactgttaatTCCATAGTAATAAGACTATTTTAATCCATTCTAAATTGCCATTTAGTCCAGTTAAAGTTCAGCTATTATTggctctaaaaaaaacaaaaaaaacaacaactaatgaGAATTTTGAATTCTTTACTAAGAAACGTGTGTTTGCTCTGTAAAGGCCACATTATTGCCCACTGTAACATAGACAAACAGTGTATACAAGTGTGTacaagtgtaagtgtgtgtatttatgtttttgaGAGGAGCAAAGAAAACCTCAGACCTGGACAGGATAGACTGTTGAGGTCACGAATGACTGCCCTGAAGGATGACCTGAATGCTGGCTCATAGTCCATGCAACTGTTGATCAGGTTGGCCAGTTCTGTCCATTTAGGGACAGGCAGTTGATGGCGGTTCTCGTAGAACAAATGTTTCTGCAGAGAAGAAGGGGTGTGTTCAAAAACATATGCTGATATATTTTGGTCCCCTAGATTTATGGTAGAACAGACTTTCCCTTACCTTGGAACTGTCCATGTTTGCAAGAGGCTTCTCTCCTCCACTGCAAATCTCCCAGAGCGTCGTACCAAAGCTCCACTTGTCCGTTGCAAGGCTGAGGTTCTTGGGGTCCACAATACATTCAGGAGGCACCCATGGGATTCGCTCCACCAAAACTAGAGTAAGAAATTTCAGGTTTGAGATACAGTACTTTAGAGGAACTGAAACAGGATCTAAAAATGCTGTTCAaaagatgggtaggtagatagctaGGATGCTAACTTTCCCATTCTACCCTAAATGCTGCAACAGACAGCAGGTggaatgcaaaaataaaagacgataaaagctaatttcagagTAATTAAGGaacggacaataataattaattgctgcatatTCTGCCCCCTTTATGAAGATATACTTCTAAATTCTaaataacctagttaactagcaGATTTAGCGCTCCACTACTAGACTAGATATCTGTATTGAGTGTTTGAAGAATGGTTCCAATTCTTAGGGGAAGGATTTTACCCTTTTCCCTTATAACTCTGTTCAAAGGGGAATGGTTACGCTCGAAAACAAGAGTAGGGGCacaaaagagaaatggaattGTGTCTTAATTTCCTACCTTTGCTCAAAGTAGGGAAAACGCTCACATAAAAAAATTGCTTATGTTAACCCTGGCTGTGTTCTTGTACAGAGAGCAATATGTGAGACATTAGAATACAATGGATAAATAAATTATGTAAGATAAGGTGTTTTGCATAAAATCGTAATTGTCTAATTTATTAAGGTAATTTCTGACCCTGCCCTTTTTCAAATATCTGATAGGAACTAATAGGAACACTGGTCAAACTACACAATATTAGGCTCACTCACTTTCTTTGGGCAGTACTGTAATGCTAATGCCCGGGTCGCTGAGTTTGATGAAAGGAGGGTTGCCCGCTTTCCTGTCTTCCTCGCGAATCAGGAGGACATTTTTCGCGCACACATTTCCATGGGCCAGGTTCTTCTCTTCCTGTGTGAGGAATTAACAGGGAAGGAGGTAAATGTTACCTTTGTCTTTTGccttaaaagtacattttaaatattacacaGAATGACACAGAACACTTACGAGGAAGAGCATGGCCCATGCGAGCTGCTTGGCCACTTCCAGTTTCCACAAGATATTGACTGCGTTCTTGTTTTTCTTCAAGTAGGTGTCCAGAGAGCCAAACTTCACATACTCCTGCACCATAATGTCTGCAACGGCACATTAAACTTCACTTTAAACAAGCACCCGCCACAACTGACCCAGAAAGAACAACAGCAGCTAAAGCTGGCCAGCGGATGTACACCGCCAGAGGGGTAACGGAGAAGGTTGAGTAGAGGGCTTGAGTTGAAATGTCTAGCATAACAGGCTGGGGAGAAATGTGACACACACTTACTCTCCTCGCCACACACACAGATGCCATAGGTGAGTGCCAGATGCCTGTGGGAGAGCTGGCTCATCATGCTGGCGGCCTCAAAAAAGGActgcacacagaaaaaaaaagcagaaaatatagatttaaatattattatttataacatcCTCTCCTAAAAGCCTAATTGAAATATTgctaaatacaatgtaaaataatttaataacttaAAGGGTTAACAGTTTTGTTAATAAAACCCAGCCACTGTAATCAATACATCACCAAAAactctttaatattaatgtattgcCAGTCATGCTTTCAGAGGATTTAGCTTTGCCTCCTTTAACTTATTTTATCTGCCCTCAGAGCAGCTGTTAATTGTGTGTCTACACTGGTCACAGTAAATTTATAAGCATGTGGAATATGGAGGATTCTGAGTGCTTTCTTTTTTACCATCAGCCCAACAGAAGCACAAGGCAGCCTTTATTGCCAGATGAAATTTCACATTTAGAATGTGCAAAAATGCAGATTTACACTGGAAGGAATTCAGGTCGCTACGGACTTTTTACAGATTTGTTCCGTCagacaaaaaactaaatttaCTGTGAAGCATGCTGTGGCATGCGGAAGTTACAGCCCTGGACAATATTTCTGCTGCTGTTTGTGCACAAGTGAGCAATAAATTACACCTCTTACAAATAGGGTTAAGTTAAAATGACACgtttaatattaatgtataagCAAAACtactttatatacatacatatcttTTACAGACTCAAAAAACATGGTCTTCACATATTGTAAATGCTTTTTATAGCATCAAAAACCAGTTCTTGTTTAAAGGATTTTTCCATTCTTTTCACTTTATCCATTTTAGATCATTTAGTTCTTGTGAAAACATTTGATGATGGATTTTGTGGTGAGGATGCAGAAGGATTTTCTTTCAATGAGACTTACAAGAAGGTCACTCCAGAATGTACTAAAACATCAAGCACATATTGCCAATTAAGGTCTGAGACCttaaaattactcaaaaaaaaaaaaaaaaaaatttaaatcaaattCTTTCAATCTTGCTTCAAATGCTGAAATTAAAAAAGCGAGGTAAAAATGAAAAGTATCCTAGAACTGTTTGCtctaatatactttgtaatttttggTTTAATATAGGTATGTTTAACACACtgggcctaaatgtttagctgtcctcaccagtagAAAGTAGAAATTGAgagcaagacaaaaaaataaaataataatcgcAACTAACcgactaatcgaacaaataattggcagattagttgactactacaatagtcattagttgcagccctaatgcctAACCCATTTGGgtaagtaaagaaaatataaatgaGTCCTAAATGGTGCCATGCTTCATACCTCTGAATAATTTCTGTGTGTTTTATCCAGGACTTTAATGATGACGTCGGTCTGGTGCATCTCTCCATAATCTCCCAGTTCTTTCCGAATCCCTCTGAAAATCTTTGTGAACGTTCCCTGGCCTTGATTCTCTCCCTGTAACAGAGAAATAAGGCTTAACCAAACACATAGGTGATCAGTAATCTTGT from Astyanax mexicanus isolate ESR-SI-001 chromosome 22, AstMex3_surface, whole genome shotgun sequence includes:
- the jak2b gene encoding tyrosine-protein kinase JAK2, whose protein sequence is MELAACPLAHQNGDVHRQERVLKPSTTALKVYLYHSSGSEAEDTSLCYPPGEYVAEELAIDAAKECGVSPVYLSLFSLYKESDQVWLSPNHILQLDESAKESLIFRIRYYFPGWYSCGASRAYRCGVTKGSESPVLDDHVMAYLFAQWRSDFVNGWVKLSSNHETQEECLGMAVLDMMRIAKEKQRSPLDIYNAMSYKSFLPKDMRKQIQDYHLVTRKRIRYRFRKVVQQFSQCRATARDLKLKYLINLEALDSGFYTEHFQVKEPSAGQVTIIVSADQGIQWCREKQKDEQSEDLQTYCDFPHVIDISIRQASKEGSNKSRVVSINKQDGKTLELEFSSHAEALSFVSLIDGYYRLTVDAHYYLCKDTAPPRLLEAIENYCHGPISMEFAISKLRRTGNQRGVFVLRCSPKDYNKFFLTFAVGMYDEVEYKHCLISRSDSGDYVLSGTKRAFRSMQELLKCYQKETVRSDGIAFQFSKCCPPKAKGKSSLLVCRSNKGSEVSVSPSLHRQNINQMVFHKIRKEDLEFGENQGQGTFTKIFRGIRKELGDYGEMHQTDVIIKVLDKTHRNYSESFFEAASMMSQLSHRHLALTYGICVCGEENIMVQEYVKFGSLDTYLKKNKNAVNILWKLEVAKQLAWAMLFLEEKNLAHGNVCAKNVLLIREEDRKAGNPPFIKLSDPGISITVLPKEILVERIPWVPPECIVDPKNLSLATDKWSFGTTLWEICSGGEKPLANMDSSKKHLFYENRHQLPVPKWTELANLINSCMDYEPAFRSSFRAVIRDLNSLSCPDYEMMMMESDLLPSRTGGLAFATGAFEDQEPVQFEERHLIFLQQLGKGNFGSVEMCRYDPLQDSTGEVVAVKKLQHSTTEHMRDFEREIEILKSLQHENIVKYKGVCYGAGRRNLRLVMEYLPYGSLRDYLNKNCDRIDHKKLVHYASQICKGMEYLANKRYIHRDLATRNILVESEFRVKIGDFGLTKVLPQDKEYYKVKEPGESPIFWYAPESLTESKFSVASDVWSFGVVLYELFTHSDKICSPPTVFMSMMGGDKQSQTIVYHLIELLKRGNRLPQPVGCPSEMYEIMQECWDNDPSFRPAFKELALRVDLFRDSGDSDRYTQVPPF